aaataaagaagataacaaaattaattgtgatatatttaattcagTAAAAGGGGAATACAAAGATAATTATGTTAAACTTTGTAAAAAtgttgtaaaaaattttaaatcatTATATGAAAAGAGCAAATTAGAAAACTACACTGACATTTGTGAACATTATAAATACTGgatatatgaagaaatagGGAAATTGTTTGAAAGTAAACCTCCCAATGAAGATGTTAAAACTGTTATCACGGAATTTCTAAATTTACAATCCTTTCTTACTAGAACTTACGGAATATATAATTGCAAATATCATTTTGTTGACAAAGACTTAAATGAattgaatgaaaaaaaagaagagaaataTTTGCATGATTATTTTgcaaattataaaagaattaaaagtaaagacatttgtaataatatacagATTATTAAATACCAAAAATACATcagttatattaataaaatatatgcaaaaaagaAGGAGAAATGTTGTAAGTCAGGAATATTAGCTTGTccacattatttttttaactgtGGTGATGAATTTAATCCAGAGAAAATATTATCTCTATTAATATCTCAAAATGATGTTAGCTGTAATGGACTAGAAGTTTTTACGGAAACTAAAACCGTTGATAAAAAATCAGATTCTGACTATTTTGGAAAAGGTTTTCTGGACTCAATTCTTCTTACAGATTGTCCTATTAAAGATAATAGTCCACGCTTACGGTGTGGTTTCATTCGAGTATCCTCTTTGAGAtctagaaataaaaatgcagTTGAACACAATGGACAACAATCAAATTCATGGAGTTCATATTCAGGAACTCGTATGAGAAAAGCCAATGCAGATTTATCAGAAGTTCTAGGTGAAAAAACTAGTAAGGAATTTGCTCATAAgtcagaagaaaaaaataaaatgttattagATGGAAATATAGATAATGGATTTCGGtggaattataaaaagggaGGATTACGTTGTTTGCCTAACA
The window above is part of the Plasmodium malariae genome assembly, contig: PmUG01_00_25, whole genome shotgun sequence genome. Proteins encoded here:
- the PmUG01_00048700 gene encoding PIR protein — protein: MYNYLYTSFYLFNFQEEILKKLPSNEIYKEFKSEINKEDNKINCDIFNSVKGEYKDNYVKLCKNVVKNFKSLYEKSKLENYTDICEHYKYWIYEEIGKLFESKPPNEDVKTVITEFLNLQSFLTRTYGIYNCKYHFVDKDLNELNEKKEEKYLHDYFANYKRIKSKDICNNIQIIKYQKYISYINKIYAKKKEKCCKSGILACPHYFFNCGDEFNPEKILSLLISQNDVSCNGLEVFTETKTVDKKSDSDYFGKGFLDSILLTDCPIKDNSPRLRCGFIRVSSLRSRNKNAVEHNGQQSNSWSSYSGTRMRKANADLSEVLGEKTSKEFAHKSEEKNKMLLDGNIDNGFRWNYKKGGLRCLPNISEDDKYG